TTTTGCATATTAAAGACTCGAAGAGAGAAGAGGTTCCAAGACTCATTTATCCTAATAGCGTTGGTctcttgtcctttttttttttccagatcgGTTACAAGCAGAAAGTTCCTACACTGATCTTGAGGAACCAAGCCGGATCCACGCATTAtacatgatttaaaaaaatggagatGACATTAAACCGTTACTCAGAAGAAAAGCTCACGAAGCCAGCAGGTTTCATGCCAAATCCGACGCTTGAAGAAAAAGTTTCGGATTGAAACTTCGAAAAATTGagacaatttaatttttgagcCTTGCCACAACCTTTCCAGAGTTAGCCCAGAGTTAGTTAAGAGTTAGTCGTTGAAATAAGTtagtgctgtaggttaggcattgcgcaaaGCCCAAGTCAGTGGTGTGTTTCGTAAATcgatgatgttcagcaatgtgattgtgATGTCAgctttcctcgtcgctcgcttgtgttcagtcagtcttgCGAGCTTTCTTCCAGTTTCTCCGAGACAGGAAGCGcggcagtcggagcaattgaactttacatttttttttaagaagcaGGTGAAGACGGGGTGCAACGTTTGTTTTTCGGTGGTTCCTTGTCTTTCATGTTTGTTAGTGTTGCACTATATGTAATCGTCACCTTCGCACTCGCACAGCACGCACACCCATGCAATAAGCACGAGCACCGCACTTTGTATAACTTATAATAATTTCGTAATGGGTAAAGGTTGTCAGTTTTAACATGGAACGGAGCGAGTAACAAGTAACTGACGAAGTGTAGTGATGAGCATGTGAGCGACGCGAATACTGAAGGGTTGTAATATGCGCTAGATGTTCTCCAACTGATGCCCTTTATGTACGGTATGGTCGCTGTGGTTGTAGCTTATTCGACGAGAACAAATACCTTAACCGTGTTCTTTCGAAGAAcaactaaaatgaaaacttcatCCGACGATGCACTCATCGACTTACAACAACTACCAAACAAACGACACCGCAAATCTAAtgactacactcacccggaaATTCAGTCAAAACCATCACACTTAAATAATAGTTGTTCGCTGGTACTTAACCCACTTGGCGGTCCTTTGCAAGTACTTTCACCTTGGCGGGTGATATCTAGAAAAATGTCGGAGAGTGTAGACGCTTTGTAATGTTCTCGCTTTTACgataagaaataaatatctaCGTTCAACCAAGGAGACTGGATAATCTTTGTCAATAATAACCAGGAATAACAAgagaagtttttaaattttaatccttgCTGAAAAAGAAATATCTACAATCAACATAACGTAGGTCTCTCTTAACTGTGAAAACAGCGACGTTATTGAATTATCCCTTCGTTTCTGGGTTGTTATAATGAATATACATGTGATCTGCAATCATTACAAAACCTTTCAAAGGTGAAAAACTAAAGTTCTTTAAACTAGTGTTACCCACATCTCTTGCAGCGGTCTTTCTGGGCTTTTGACCGTTTTTATGTCATTTTGAAGTTATGTTTTGCTAAAAACTttgagaatttcaaatttgtaaaaTGCAAAACACTGattgagcattttttttttgcattctttgttATTCAGTTACTTACAATGTTAGGTCTGTCAACTGGCCTCACGCATgcagattaaccctttaactctagACGTGATttacatgaaacttctccccataacatccatacattaatcagcaaacaggtaatgagaatattcaatctcatcaggtagaagctgctatcttgatctagcatcaagttctcataactaatttacaaggaaatgttcagcagctgaaggggagaattaacaatcagtcttgggatttaaagggttaaagattcCTACATCATGTCAGCTTATGGCAGCTGACCAAGCCAGTACGTTTAGAGATAAAAACTCGAGCTATCCCAGCCTTAACTAACGCAGTTTTCAAGAAATGTACGGGGAATCAAGAGAAATTCCAATCAATAAGATCTTAACGGAGAACACACCATACAATTGATGGAAACCTTCGCATATGGAGGGGAGATTACTTCTGACAATTTGGCGTAGACTCACCAGGACACCTTTGAAATATTCGGAACGGCTTACGAAATAAGTGGAAAACCTTCGGAAATCTTTGGACGGCTCGAAAAGGACTGGGTTCTTCGCTACTAACTCATAGAGGTTCTCTATGCAGTTAGTACAAAAAAGCTTTGAGACTTAATGACATTGATTTCATCATTTGCATCTCTTTACATGACTGTACGTTTACTGAtagtgttttgttttgaagtaatttaagaACATTTCATCACTATACTGAAACTGAGAGTCAATAATTgaatgtttcttattttgaaagAGTCGTATTTACGTCTATTCATCAGAGTTCCTTGCCTGTTTCACTTCTTGAGTAAATCCTCGAGTTGCTTTGCCTTCCTCTTCATTCAACTTTGTTAactcaagaggaaaaaaaaggggtgTGGTGGGAGGGGGTCGGGAGGTAAATAGAGTGAAGGTGAAAAGAATAGGGAGTGTGCGAGGTTAAGGATTCGTGAGGAGGGGCCGAGAGGGAGGAGGTTTGTGGGAGAGGTAACTGGGAAAGCAGATCTTAAACTCACAGTCCTACGAAGCACTTCCCCTACAGTATTAAAATTACTGCCAAATCGCTATCTGGAGATCCAAAAGAAAACCTTAAGACTTCGAGGATAGAAggaaagtttcttttaatttcatagAAAAACTCATAGATTTTTGTGCTGTTCAAGAGTCGATTTTACGCTTACGTGAGATATGCCGACTTTTTTGGCTCTGCGTaaagatttgaaatatttccagGTGTTCCAATCTTTGAATAGAAATAACCCTCGAAAATGGGTACAACCTTCATCGCGTTTTACTCATCTATTTTAAATATATGCTGTCATGGAGAACACCGGCTTCTTCTAAGAGCAAGCCCAGCGGGCCTCAAATGACTATCACGGAAGAAATAAGGTGAAAATGTTCCAAGAAGGTGAAGCCCCCAAAAAGCCACGCCAAACCAGAGAAAAATGATTAAGATAAAGATGGAATACGAGCAGGCGTATCCTGACCACGTGGTCGCCTCTCTTGTGGTGGGGACTATCGTGGCCCAGATGCCTGCCACTTAAAACATTTCATGAAAATCCGTTGAACTGTCTCGCAAAATAGCCAACGAATCATTGTCGGATAAAGtcaaagaattttaaatgaatttggACTCTGCATCATGATTGCAATAAcagaaataaaactgaaaaagtggGCCTGCAATTATATCATAATCCGCGTTCCAAACGTTTCTCACAAGGGTCATTGCGTTCGGGTATTTAAGGATTTCCTTGAAGCTGAGCCGCAGTCCCTCACTAAACTGGGAACGTAGATAGAATGTTAAAATGGTCTTTCTCCCCACTGAAAGGAAAGCACTaaataattttgctttacaTGCAGGCGTCAACCCAAATTACCTCAGAAGTTACTCACTTTAAAATATCTAAGTATTTTATTACGTTCCTTTTTATTGCATACATCAAAATGAAACATCCTTTTCTTATCTCTCTGAAAATCAAAAGAGGCcatatcaaaaagaaaacttgcgATATGTCGTTAATGCAGTCCTAAGATGTAACGTCCTCATAAAAATGGCCAAATGCAACTAACTGCATGGTGAAAAATGTTCACGCTAAGGTAAAGTAAtgttatttttaactgaaaatcgTTTCGAGTTCTTTCACTTTGTTGACTTTTATTACTTCATGGCATTCTCAATTTCGTCCGCCTTTTGCCTCAAGACTTCTGCAGCTTCAGATCCCCTTTCTTCAACGAGATCCCTGATGGTGAAGCCAAGGTCTATGGCATCATATATCAAGAACACAACATTAACACCAATGACGACTTTACCGATAGTTTCACGGAATGCCTTAGCGCCCTCTACAGCCCCTGCTTGTAATATGTCATCAGAAGATTGTGCTCCAGCCTGAATCGTTGCTTGTACCACATCATCAGCAGATTGCCCAGCTGCCTGTCCCGCTCCTTGAGCACCAGCTTGGGTTGCAGCTTTTGCACTGACCAGACCAATTTCCTGAAAACAGGTCATTAACTTTTCTGCTACTTGTAGTACCATTTTAGTAGATGTTTCTACGGGATATAAAGACACCAGCTCACGAAGGATCTTCAAGACCAGAGGACCTCCCAACTTCAGGGTTTCGGCAAggtaataaatgtaaaaaagCCTCGCTCCATCTTTCGCCATCAAAACATTTTGGACAATCCTGTTTGTCTCGTGAATACTGTCCTTAGTCTTCGCCAATTGTTTTTCGGCCTCTTTGATTTCAGCTGAATTTATCACCTTCTCGACGATAGCAGCCCCTATGTTTGTAGTAGCTCCAGCGCCTCCAAAAGCTAATCCTGCCAGCAATAA
This is a stretch of genomic DNA from Pocillopora verrucosa isolate sample1 chromosome 12, ASM3666991v2, whole genome shotgun sequence. It encodes these proteins:
- the LOC136277267 gene encoding apolipoprotein L3-like; this encodes MAENEPSNFPDREKGERERMGFTLDEIVDKINHLPENEKQQDKRDLKEFQKKTEEVEYNAKQTIRTLRRAAKKLDDVQRDCKTAHAIGTSAGIAGGLFSIAGGVATLMTAGIASPLLLAGLAFGGAGATTNIGAAIVEKVINSAEIKEAEKQLAKTKDSIHETNRIVQNVLMAKDGARLFYIYYLAETLKLGGPLVLKILRELVSLYPVETSTKMVLQVAEKLMTCFQEIGLVSAKAATQAGAQGAGQAAGQSADDVVQATIQAGAQSSDDILQAGAVEGAKAFRETIGKVVIGVNVVFLIYDAIDLGFTIRDLVEERGSEAAEVLRQKADEIENAMK